One region of Oryza sativa Japonica Group chromosome 10, ASM3414082v1 genomic DNA includes:
- the LOC4348027 gene encoding MEIOTIC F-BOX protein MOF-like, protein MPLRARPPMEDAAGRDRLSDLPDEILHRIMSFLNARQAVQTCVLSRRWRNLWHTVPCINADFVEFDSIGYQGPVVPFKRFVNRLLEFRDPASVIDTFLLKYAMPDRLDGYKASNEEANRWIGHALQKQARILEVAVFFFPLDLDHSVFTSFYLRRIEFSHVYLRKGFFEQIETGCPLLEDLLLHQCFIWDGEISSQTLKVLTVDATELYTVKEMSISTPNLTSLTLSGLEYPKAVLKDMPLLVTASVSVTFDALNFDGYYDANDLRQYLWGLSAVRNLEFHYEGAELMIANNSQWCPEFVDVVNLTLGEWCLDANFHALIVFLQNSPRLVKLTLKLAKDRWTTPQRIIGELEERSFTCEHLKIVEVICLENDPQVIGVEDFFVRSGMTSVQFHIKHWRKDEEYKLPAFIQY, encoded by the exons atgccccTGCGTGCTCGGCCGCCAATGGAGGACGCCGCCGGCAGGGACAGGCTCAGCGACCTCCCCGATGAAATCCTCCACCGCATCATGTCCTTCCTGAACGCGCGCCAGGCCGTGCAGACGTGCGTGctgtcgcggcggtggcgcaacCTCTGGCACACCGTGCCGTGCATCAACGCCGACTTCGTTGAGTTTGATTCCATCGGATACCAAGGGCCCGTGGTGCCGTTCAAGAGGTTTGTTAACCGGCTGCTGGAGTTCCGTGATCCTGCCTCCGTGATAGACACATTCTTGCTCAAATACGCCATGCCGGACAGATTGGATGGATACAAGGCTTCTAATGAAGAAGCTAACAGGTGGATTGGCCATGCTTTGCAGAAGCAGGCCAGGATTCTAGAGGTTGCCGTGTTCTTCTTCCCATTGGATCTTGATCACTCAGTGTTTACTTCATTCTACCTGAGAAGAATTGAGTTCTCCCATGTGTACTTACGCAAAGGTTTCTTCGAGCAAATTGAGACGGGCTGTCCATTACTGGAAGATCTCTTATTACATCAATGCTTCATTTGGGATGGTGAGATCTCCTCCCAGACACTGAAGGTTTTGACCGTCGATGCAACTGAATTATACACGGTGAAGGAGATGTCTATTTCTACTCCAAATCTTACTTCTCTGACCTTGTCTGGTCTTGAGTATCCCAAAGCTGTACTAAAGGACATGCCATTACTAGTGACTGCATCAGTATCGGTTACATTTGATGCATTAAACTTCGACGGTTATTATGATGCTAATGACCTCCGCCAGTATCTCTGGGGCCTTTCTGCTGTTAGAAATCTGGAGTTCCATTATGAGGGTGCAGAG CTGATGATTGCAAACAATTCGCAATGGTGTCCGGAATTTGTCGATGTTGTCAACCTGACTCTTGGTGAATGGTGCCTGGATGCAAACTTCCATGCACTAATTGTATTCCTTCAGAACTCACCGAGGCTAGTGAAGCTAACTCTGAAACTCGCGAAG GATCGTTGGACAACACCACAAAGAATCATTGGTGAGCTTGAAGAAAGATCATTTACATGTGAGCACCTTAAGATTGTTGAAGTGATATGCTTGGAGAATGATCCCCAGGTCATCGGTGTTGAAGATTTCTTTGTTCGTAGTGGTATGACATCCGTTCAGTTTCATATCAAACACTGGAGAAAAGACGAGGAGTATAAGTTACCTGCTTTTATTCAATACTAA
- the LOC112936657 gene encoding probable CCR4-associated factor 1 homolog 11, whose translation MSLIRSLMPTFPFVAVDTQFPGVVHPHPRGAGVTADDRYAAVRANADELCLLQLGITLSAADGRLPVDGALVEFMWDFDFAGFDARYHRHAPESVQFLRAQGFDFEAARLAGVPALAFAAELAASGILGLRGVTWVAFGGMYDVAFLLRLATGGAPLPATRLGFLAQVGAVFGTQVFDAKHMASLLHMHGGLAAVGGMLRLPPQLPRRHMAGQNSVMAIQLFMELRRRFNDLGGSLHSCSLKIEGLT comes from the coding sequence ATGTCGCTCATCCGGTCGCTGATGCCGACCTTccccttcgtcgccgtcgacaccCAGTTCCCCGGCGTCGTCCACCCCCACCCGAGAGGGGCGGGGGTCACCGCCGACGATCGGTACGCGGCGGTGAGGGCGAACGCCGACGAGCTCTGCCTGCTACAGCTCGGGAtcaccctctccgccgccgacggccgtCTCCCCGTCGACGGCGCCCTCGTCGAGTTCATGTGGGATTTCGACTTTGCCGGTTTCGACGCCCGCTACCACCGCCACGCGCCGGAGTCCGTACAGTTCTTGAGGGCCCAGGGGTTCGACTTCGAGGCCGCGCGGCTCGCCGGCGTGCCCGCCCTCGCGTTCGCTGcggagctcgccgcctccggcATCCTCGGCCTCCGTGGCGTGACGTGGGTCGCCTTCGGCGGCATGTACGACGTCGCGTTCCTCCTCAGGCtggccaccggcggcgcgccgctgccggcgacgaggctggGCTTCCTGGCGCAGGTCGGCGCCGTCTTCGGCACCCAGGTGTTCGACGCCAAGCACATGGCGTCGCTGCTCCACATGCacggcggcctcgccgccgtcggagggatgctccggctgccgccgcagctgccTCGCCGCCACATGGCCGGGCAGAACAGCGTCATGGCGATCCAGCTCTTCATGGAGCTGAGGAGAAGGTTCAATGACCTGGGAGGCAGCCTTCACAGCTGCTCGCTCAAGATCGAAGGCCTGACTTGA